From Neobacillus sp. PS2-9, the proteins below share one genomic window:
- the ald gene encoding alanine dehydrogenase: MFIGVPKEIKNNENRVALTPAGVVSFLNAGHTVLIEKDAGIGSGFTNEDYAKAGAEIIDTAEQVWTKAEMIMKVKEPLSSEYKYFRQGLILFTYLHLAAEPALAEALKQSGVIAIAYETVSVNRTLPLLTPMSEVAGRMAAQIGAQFLQKNNGGQGILLAGVPGVNRGKVTIVGGGIVGTNAAKMAIGLGADVTIIDLSADRLRQLDDIFGNQIKTLMSNPFNIAEAVAEADLLIGAVLIPGAKAPKLVTEEMVKAMKPGSVIVDVAIDQGGIVESIDHVTTHDNPTFVKHGVVHYSVANMPGAVPRTSTIALTNVTVPYALQIANKGVFKAISENAALLLGVNVANGEITYEAVAKDLGYDYVTVEKALEKELAAN; encoded by the coding sequence ATGTTTATTGGGGTTCCTAAGGAAATTAAAAATAATGAAAATCGTGTAGCTCTTACTCCGGCTGGTGTTGTTTCATTTTTAAATGCTGGTCATACAGTTTTAATTGAAAAGGACGCTGGAATTGGAAGCGGTTTCACTAATGAGGATTATGCTAAAGCTGGTGCTGAGATTATTGATACAGCAGAGCAAGTATGGACAAAAGCTGAAATGATCATGAAGGTTAAAGAGCCTTTATCAAGTGAATACAAGTACTTCCGTCAAGGGTTAATATTATTTACTTATTTACACCTTGCAGCAGAACCTGCTTTAGCAGAAGCATTAAAGCAGTCAGGCGTAATCGCCATCGCTTATGAAACTGTATCAGTAAACAGAACTCTTCCACTTCTTACACCAATGAGTGAAGTTGCAGGACGTATGGCTGCTCAAATTGGCGCACAGTTCTTACAAAAAAATAACGGCGGACAAGGTATCTTACTTGCGGGTGTCCCTGGTGTGAACCGTGGGAAAGTAACCATAGTTGGTGGCGGTATCGTTGGAACAAACGCAGCTAAAATGGCAATCGGCCTTGGGGCTGATGTAACTATTATCGATTTAAGTGCGGACCGTCTCCGTCAGCTTGATGATATTTTCGGAAACCAAATCAAAACATTAATGTCTAATCCATTCAATATCGCTGAAGCTGTAGCTGAAGCTGACCTTTTAATTGGTGCAGTCTTAATTCCAGGTGCAAAAGCTCCTAAGCTTGTGACTGAGGAAATGGTTAAGGCAATGAAACCTGGTTCCGTGATTGTCGACGTAGCTATCGACCAAGGTGGTATCGTTGAATCAATCGATCATGTAACAACTCATGATAACCCAACATTTGTTAAGCATGGTGTCGTACATTATTCTGTAGCTAATATGCCTGGAGCAGTTCCAAGAACTTCTACTATTGCTCTAACAAACGTTACTGTACCATATGCGTTGCAGATTGCAAACAAAGGGGTATTCAAAGCTATTTCTGAAAATGCTGCATTATTGCTTGGTGTGAACGTGGCAAACGGAGAAATCACTTACGAAGCAGTGGCAAAAGATCTAGGCTATGACTATGTAACAGTAGAAAAGGCATTAGAAAAAGAACTAGCTGCTAACTAA
- a CDS encoding PucR family transcriptional regulator encodes MKHHDPFKITFESLDEFADLISQVLKCPITIEDANHRLLAYSTHDERTDPARISTIIGRRVPEKVINQLWKEGTIPALLKTDEPIRVKSMNDIGLGDRVAISIWKQDEVLGFIWAIEIDKTLTDEDFTLLKKAADAVKNKLLQLQTRKNKKEERSQEFFWKLLTGHLKEKEEIIQHFQTLQITPPSSFAVFVFQFQQNITTKEEHEISYLLKTAQRMKILLNTIDCNQLILLVQASHIENPLQELDHFAENFLSKMNDRYGMRNIHPVYSSIYDDFQKIGKAYKEALIVLSINEKFPIETKEIFSYQRLGIYQLFEMILENRKNEAYENYALKRIKEYDQKHKSNLIETLEVFLNKDSNINDAAKELNVHANTLNYRLKRITEIGEVNFKDPNQKIMLLLDLKLAKYQGI; translated from the coding sequence ATGAAACACCATGATCCATTTAAAATTACCTTTGAAAGCTTAGATGAATTTGCCGATCTTATCAGCCAAGTTCTTAAATGCCCAATCACCATTGAAGATGCGAATCACCGCCTTCTTGCCTATAGTACACATGACGAACGGACAGATCCCGCTAGAATTTCTACGATTATCGGCCGAAGAGTTCCGGAAAAAGTAATCAACCAATTGTGGAAAGAAGGAACTATTCCAGCGCTTTTAAAAACGGATGAACCTATTCGTGTGAAAAGTATGAATGACATTGGTCTTGGCGATAGAGTGGCAATATCGATTTGGAAACAGGATGAGGTATTAGGATTTATTTGGGCAATAGAGATTGATAAAACATTAACAGATGAGGACTTTACCCTGTTAAAAAAGGCCGCAGATGCCGTAAAAAATAAACTGTTACAGCTACAAACTAGAAAAAATAAAAAAGAAGAACGCTCCCAAGAATTCTTTTGGAAACTATTAACTGGCCACTTAAAAGAGAAAGAGGAGATTATTCAGCACTTTCAAACATTGCAAATTACTCCCCCATCGTCTTTTGCTGTTTTTGTTTTTCAGTTCCAACAAAATATCACAACTAAAGAAGAACATGAAATTTCTTATCTATTAAAGACCGCTCAGCGAATGAAGATTTTACTAAATACCATTGACTGCAACCAACTGATCTTACTGGTACAAGCATCTCATATCGAGAATCCCTTACAAGAACTCGATCATTTTGCCGAAAACTTCCTCTCAAAAATGAACGACCGCTATGGAATGAGGAATATCCATCCGGTCTATAGCAGTATTTATGATGACTTTCAAAAAATAGGAAAAGCCTATAAGGAAGCATTAATTGTTTTATCAATAAACGAAAAATTCCCTATAGAAACGAAGGAGATCTTTAGTTATCAACGACTGGGAATTTATCAACTCTTTGAAATGATCCTAGAAAACAGAAAAAATGAAGCGTACGAAAATTACGCATTAAAAAGAATCAAAGAGTATGACCAAAAACATAAAAGCAATCTCATTGAAACGTTAGAGGTCTTTTTAAATAAGGATTCAAACATTAATGATGCAGCCAAGGAATTAAATGTCCATGCCAACACGCTAAATTATCGACTCAAACGCATTACAGAGATTGGTGAAGTTAATTTCAAGGACCCCAATCAAAAAATAATGCTTCTTCTCGATTTGAAGCTAGCCAAATACCAGGGGATTTGA
- the alr gene encoding alanine racemase, whose translation MHQMSYRDTWAEVSLDHIQANVIQFRQFVQHQSKLMAVVKADGYGHGAVYVAKAAILAGADYLGVALLDEAIQLREAGLVTPILILGYTPPRSVKEAIQYNITLTVFDDEVLDEIIFHSAQLCKTAYVHLKIDTGMSRIGVTSSEEASLLAEKVMTAEYVYLEGVFTHFSNADNEDPTYTYKQFQKFQSILSYLDSKQIPIPIKHCCNSAATMNFPEMHMDMVRIGIALYGLYPDRSLKSHPLQLKQAMSLKTRIAALKNVEASQPISYGCTWSPKKDSKIATLPIGYADGLSRLLSNKGTVLIRNQHAKITGRVCMDQTMIDITEIENCTVGDEVTIFGTSHSSFQSVDQLAEWMGTINYEVVCLIGKRVPRVYLFKKDSVDFEINKHKCYVS comes from the coding sequence ATGCACCAAATGAGTTACCGTGATACTTGGGCCGAAGTATCGCTTGATCATATTCAAGCTAATGTGATTCAGTTCAGACAATTTGTCCAACATCAATCTAAACTAATGGCTGTTGTAAAGGCAGATGGATATGGACACGGGGCTGTATACGTCGCTAAAGCTGCCATTTTGGCAGGTGCTGACTATTTAGGGGTGGCTCTTTTAGATGAAGCTATTCAGCTTAGAGAGGCTGGATTAGTAACACCCATTCTCATTCTAGGTTATACGCCTCCACGATCAGTTAAAGAAGCTATTCAGTACAACATTACACTAACTGTATTTGATGATGAAGTATTGGACGAAATTATCTTCCATTCTGCTCAGTTATGTAAAACCGCATATGTCCATTTAAAGATTGATACTGGCATGTCTAGAATTGGTGTGACTTCCTCTGAAGAGGCCTCACTTCTTGCCGAAAAAGTTATGACTGCTGAATACGTATATCTTGAAGGGGTATTTACTCATTTCTCCAATGCAGACAATGAGGATCCCACTTATACTTATAAGCAGTTCCAAAAGTTCCAATCAATCCTGTCCTATTTGGACAGCAAGCAAATTCCCATTCCAATTAAGCATTGTTGTAATAGTGCTGCCACCATGAATTTTCCAGAAATGCATATGGATATGGTCAGAATTGGAATTGCCTTGTACGGTTTGTATCCAGATAGGTCTTTAAAAAGTCACCCCCTTCAACTAAAACAAGCCATGAGTCTGAAAACTAGAATTGCTGCTTTGAAAAATGTAGAGGCTTCTCAACCAATTAGCTATGGATGTACTTGGAGTCCAAAAAAAGATAGTAAGATTGCCACTCTTCCAATCGGATATGCTGACGGCCTTTCCCGTCTTCTTTCAAATAAAGGAACGGTTTTAATTCGTAATCAGCATGCTAAGATTACAGGCCGGGTATGTATGGACCAAACAATGATTGATATAACAGAGATAGAAAATTGCACGGTAGGTGATGAAGTGACCATTTTTGGGACCAGTCATTCCTCCTTTCAATCCGTAGATCAACTGGCAGAATGGATGGGCACCATCAATTACGAAGTTGTTTGTTTGATCGGAAAACGAGTACCAAGAGTATATTTATTTAAGAAAGACTCAGTTGATTTTGAAATAAATAAACATAAATGCTATGTTAGCTAA
- a CDS encoding YdhK family protein, translated as MVQNRTVLFLFTVITALFLAACSNVNGNEHSNTNHGEKKTEQDKDSSNMNHKGMEGMNHSSTGEVPEDLKEAENPTFKVGSHAIIHADHMEGMNGAEATIVGAYDTTVYTISYTPTTGGDKVTNHKWIIHEEIKDASDKPYNPGDEINVEADHMKGMKGATAVIDSAEQTTVYMVDYTPTTGGEKVTNHKWVTEGELSAKQ; from the coding sequence ATAGTGCAAAATCGTACTGTCTTATTTCTTTTCACCGTGATTACTGCCTTATTTTTAGCGGCATGTTCAAATGTTAACGGGAATGAACATTCAAATACTAATCATGGTGAGAAAAAAACAGAGCAAGATAAGGATTCAAGTAATATGAACCATAAAGGTATGGAAGGCATGAATCATTCAAGTACTGGTGAAGTACCAGAAGATTTAAAAGAAGCCGAAAATCCAACCTTTAAAGTCGGAAGTCATGCAATAATTCACGCAGACCATATGGAAGGAATGAATGGTGCAGAAGCAACCATTGTAGGTGCTTATGATACTACTGTTTATACAATTTCTTATACACCGACAACTGGCGGAGACAAGGTGACAAATCACAAATGGATTATACATGAAGAAATTAAAGACGCTAGTGACAAGCCCTATAATCCAGGGGACGAAATTAACGTAGAGGCAGACCATATGAAGGGGATGAAGGGTGCGACTGCTGTAATTGATTCAGCCGAACAAACAACAGTTTATATGGTTGATTACACACCGACAACTGGTGGAGAAAAAGTGACAAATCATAAATGGGTAACAGAAGGCGAACTTTCAGCTAAGCAATAA